The nucleotide window GAATTGAGCGGCAACATTTTGATTGACGGTTCCAGTACCGTTTTCCCCATCAGTGAAGCCGTTGCCGAAGAATTTGGTCTGGAAAACCCGAATGTGCGTGTCTCCGTTGGTGTGAGCGGCACAGGCGGCGGGTTCAAGAAGTTCTGCGCTGGCGAAACCGACATTTCGGATGCCTCGCGTCCCATCAAGCAGAGCGAAATTGAACAGTGCCAGGCGAACGGGATTGAATTCATCGAGTTGCCGGTGGCGTTTGACGGTTTGACCGTGGTGGTCAATCCCGAAAACGATTGGGCGACCTGCATGACCGTGGACGAGTTGAAGATGATTTGGGAGCCGAGCGCCCAGGGCGTGATTACCAAGTGGAGCCAGGTGCGCCCCGACTGGCCGGATGAAACGCTGAGCCTCTACGGTCCCGGCACCGACTCGGGGACGTTCGACTACTTCACCGACGCGATTGTGGGTGAAGAAGGCGCCAGCCGCGGCGATTACACCGCCAGCGAGGACGACAACGTTTTGGTGCAGGGTGTCGCCAACGACAAGTACGCCCTCGGCTACTTCGGCTTTGCGTACTACGTCGAAAACCAGGGGAAGGTGAAAGCCGTGGCGATTGACGGCGGCAACGGCTGTGTCGAGCCAACGGTGGAAACCATCAACAACGGGACGTACCAGCCGCTGTCGCGCCCCATCTTCATCTACGTGAGCACCAAGGCGCTGGAACGCCCCGAGGTCGAAGCGTTCGTCAACTTCTACCTGGACAACGCCGCCACGTTGGCCGAAGAAGTGGGCTACGTTGGGTTGCCCGAAAAGGCGTATGAACTGGCGAAAGCGCGCGTCGCCCAGCGCATTACGGGTTCGGTCTTCAGTGGTGGTTCGCAAGTGGGCGTTTCGATTGAAGATTTGCTGGCGATTGAAGAGCAATGAGCGTTTCGCCAGAACAACGTGCGTTATGATAGAATGCCGACGGTATGAGTGGGATGCTCATACCGTCGGTTCTTGTTCAGTGAGGGGAGCGCGTACATGAAAGGAGTTGACCGGCTATGAGCACATCTCTGCCCATTTCCGAGGCGTTGCGGCGCAAACGACGCCGCGACGTGGGGGAAACAGTCATTCGCTATTTGCTCTTGTTGTGCGGCTTGGTTTCGATTGCGACGACGATTGCGATTGTTGTGATTCTGTTTTGGGAATCGGTGCAATTCTTCCGCGACCCGCTGGTCTCGGTGTGGGAGTTTCTGACCGACACGCAATGGACGCCCCTTTTTACTGACAAACATTTTGGCGTCTGGCCGCTGGTGGTGGGGACGTTCATGACATCGGCGATTGCCCTGATTGTGGCGTTGCCGCTGGGCTTGTTGAGCGCCATTTACCTGAGCGAGTATGCCTCGGCGCGCACGCGCAGCATTCTCAAGCCCATTCTCGAAATTCTGGCGGGCATTCCCACCGTGGTGTACGGCTACTTTGCCTTGCTCTTCGTCACACCTGCCTTGCAGAAAATCATCCCCGATTTGGCGGGCTTCAATGCCATCAGCCCCGGTATCGTCATGGGCATTATGATTTTGCCCATGGTCTCTTCGCTCAGCGAAGACGCCCTGCACGCCGTCCCCAAAGCCCTGCGTGATGCGGGCTACGGCTTGGGCGCCACCAAGTTTGAAGTGGCGACGCAAATCGTCGTGCCGGCGGCGCTTTCGGGGATTGCGGCTTCCTTCATCCTGGCGGTCTCTCGTGCGGTGGGCGAAACGATGATTGTTGCCATCGCTGCTGGGCAACGCCCCGTGCTCACCTTCGACCCGCGCCAGCCCATCCAAACGATGACCGCCTACATCGTGCAAGTCAGCCTGGGCGATACACCTGCGGGCTCGCTGGCGTACAAAACCATCTTTGCGGTGGCGTTCCTGCTCTTCTTGATGACGCTCTCGCTCAACGTGGCCAGCCACTTCATTGTGCGGCGCTACCGCCAGCGCTACGAGTAAAGGGGGTGTGAGATGACACTTCACGATATCGAATTTGAAGCCCAACTTGCTCGCCGTCGCCTGAAAGGGCGCATTTTCGAGATAGTGGCGCTTTTGGCGATTACCATTGCCTTGACGGCGTTGGCGTTGCTCTTTTGGGATGTGTTGCGCGACGGGTTGGGGCGGCTCAACTGGCAATTCCTCACCAGTTATCCCTCGCGGCGTGCGGCACGCGCCGGCTTTTTGCCCGCCATCGTCGGCTCTGTGTACATGGTCGGCTTGATGGTGCTCTTCGCCTTTCCCATTGGCGTGGGCGCGGCGGTCTATCTGGAAGA belongs to Ardenticatena maritima and includes:
- the pstC gene encoding phosphate ABC transporter permease subunit PstC, which translates into the protein MSTSLPISEALRRKRRRDVGETVIRYLLLLCGLVSIATTIAIVVILFWESVQFFRDPLVSVWEFLTDTQWTPLFTDKHFGVWPLVVGTFMTSAIALIVALPLGLLSAIYLSEYASARTRSILKPILEILAGIPTVVYGYFALLFVTPALQKIIPDLAGFNAISPGIVMGIMILPMVSSLSEDALHAVPKALRDAGYGLGATKFEVATQIVVPAALSGIAASFILAVSRAVGETMIVAIAAGQRPVLTFDPRQPIQTMTAYIVQVSLGDTPAGSLAYKTIFAVAFLLFLMTLSLNVASHFIVRRYRQRYE
- a CDS encoding PstS family phosphate ABC transporter substrate-binding protein; the encoded protein is MKRLSWLVVSLLVFVLAACGGSNESTTTTEGSAELSGNILIDGSSTVFPISEAVAEEFGLENPNVRVSVGVSGTGGGFKKFCAGETDISDASRPIKQSEIEQCQANGIEFIELPVAFDGLTVVVNPENDWATCMTVDELKMIWEPSAQGVITKWSQVRPDWPDETLSLYGPGTDSGTFDYFTDAIVGEEGASRGDYTASEDDNVLVQGVANDKYALGYFGFAYYVENQGKVKAVAIDGGNGCVEPTVETINNGTYQPLSRPIFIYVSTKALERPEVEAFVNFYLDNAATLAEEVGYVGLPEKAYELAKARVAQRITGSVFSGGSQVGVSIEDLLAIEEQ